A window of Diabrotica virgifera virgifera chromosome 9, PGI_DIABVI_V3a contains these coding sequences:
- the LOC114325064 gene encoding zinc finger protein 37 — protein sequence MADQDEKEFPMAFFTPIVTINETPPEPTPKPPKVKKIKIKIDGSKQGEISGEIVKAKRGRPRKTDSHKVKVKDEIDDPPWAKLKDSKKKNKNGDTEPETAQRRSSRKKTHIIIKEETSDEETVKIKEEPKDEIALVPKVEAVEIKKEIKEEPTDSIELPVILPLSEEEYKALMTADSEEDKKFKCPLCLKEKQDETERYPKELKMHYKEHHPGKRLRQSRFSSEVYPCDICGKEFRTPSAVKDHIETHNNYFYCEMCNASQKKILEHVIHLRIHSEEGIFNCLMCDFRTPEINSITNHINNHEDLLKYWCDACKKGFQILPWFQEHDNYHTGLKPFDCEFCGKCFLYSRYLHAHKVNLHKEDMNCPSLHECVICKKQYQHKNSLKLHMNSHTGNFSICDICGKMLSSKEKLKFHIRIHTGYKPYSCSYCEKSFTKKPILVEHTRIHTGERPYICDYCTKAFSQRSSLVIHMRGHTGERPYVCQFCTKAFVAKAMLNIHLKTCKGLLLRHDDVY from the coding sequence ATTCCCTATGGCGTTTTTCACACCCATTGTTACCATAAACGAAACGCCACCAGAACCTACACCAAAACCACCAAAAGTCAAGAAGATAAAAATAAAGATCGATGGTAGCAAACAAGGTGAGATTTCTGGTGAAATAGTCAAAGCAAAAAGAGGTAGACCTCGGAAGACTGATAGTCATAAGGTAAAGGTAAAAGATGAGATAGACGACCCGCCATGGGCAAAATTAAAAGACTccaagaagaaaaataagaaCGGTGATACTGAACCAGAGACTGCGCAACGAAGATCTTCCAGGAAAAAAACACATATAATAATCAAAGAAGAAACGTCAGATGAAGAAACTGTTAAGATCAAAGAAGAACCCAAAGACGAGATCGCCTTGGTACCTAAAGTGGAGGCAGTAGAAATTAAAAAAGAGATCAAAGAAGAACCTACAGATTCAATTGAGTTACCTGTAATACTGCCTCTATCGGAAGAAGAATATAAAGCACTAATGACCGCTGATTCTGAAGAAGACAAGAAATTCAAATGTCCGTTATGTTTAAAAGAAAAACAGGATGAAACTGAAAGGTATCCCAAAGAATTGAAAATGCACTATAAAGAACACCATCCAGGAAAGAGACTAAGGCAGAGTCGATTTTCTAGTGAGGTATACCCTTGTGACATATGCGGAAAAGAGTTTAGAACCCCAAGTGCTGTTAAAGATCACATCGAAACACACAACAACTATTTTTACTGTGAAATGTGCAATGCGTCTCAGAAGAAGATATTGGAGCATGTCATACATTTGAGAATACATTCCGAAGAGGGGATCTTTAATTGTCTCATGTGTGACTTTCGTACTCCTGAAATCAATTCAATAACGAATCACATAAATAATCATGAGGATCTTTTGAAATATTGGTGCGACGCTTGTAAAAAGGGCTTCCAGATCTTACCTTGGTTCCAGGAACACGACAACTACCACACGGGGCTGAAACCCTTCGATTGTGAGTTTTGCGGCAAATGTTTCCTGTATTCCAGATACCTACATGCGCACAAAGTGAACCTTCACAAAGAAGACATGAACTGTCCAAGCTTGCACGAATGCGTCATCTGTAAAAAGCAGTACCAACACAAGAACAGCCTTAAGCTGCATATGAACTCTCACACTGGTAATTTCTCCATTTGTGACATTTGTGGTAAGATGCTGTCGAGCAAAGAGAAGCTCAAGTTCCATATCAGGATCCATACTGGATACAAACCATACAGTTGTTCCTACTGCGAGAAGTCTTTCACCAAGAAGCCTATCCTGGTGGAGCATACACGAATTCACACTGGGGAACGTCCCTACATCTGCGATTACTGCACCAAAGCATTCTCACAGCGGTCCAGTCTGGTGATACATATGCGAGGTCACACAGGTGAGAGACCATACGTATGTCAGTTCTGCACCAAAGCGTTCGTGGCGAAGGCTATGTTGAATATTCATCTCAAGACTTGCAAAGGTTTGCTGCTAAGGCATGATGACGTTTACTGA